The window AAGTGGCACTTTGGTGAAAAAGATAATATACACATTCAACCGATTGGTGGAGCAATCCCAACCATTAAATTGTGGACCcttgtttgttaaaataggaccattagatatttttcatttctctaCCATCAAATAAATGTCCATAAAATCTGATTTTCGTACATGATGCGTCTAATCTGGactcataatttggacagttaaatttgaattatatatttATACGAcaaatgcaatttctaagtggtgcgtatcatccatcatgctctGTCAAAGtattgaaatttttctttaatttaAATTTGAAGGATGGACAACTATATAATTAATCAATGAGTCAAACTCGCCATTAGCTAAGTAATGTTTTCTTTCTAAAGTAAAGATTAtctgtttaaaaaataaataaatattgattttaataaaatatattttaataataaaataatatataatatataaaaagttgttttgaaaaacacctttttgtgggtttttgggaatagtctcacatggaaaagggaagagaaaaatctgtagtttatatgaaggatgtggagtattataatatttacctacctagtccgtggactatagACCTTGCGTGttggaacacccgcgcgcgcgCTCGGGCTCGATGCAAGGGcctgggcatgtgaggcagtgtggctgtagaggcactagtggAGCACTTTACACTTAGTGCAGGGTCCAGTTGTAACTGCTGCAtgactagcccaacagctagaaaatggctagttgttgtttcacaacagtcagcatgcaacagattaatggcccatgcacaatagtcagaaaacgaccataaaacggctagttttccaacagccagaaatggcttaatgaaatttaaatctctggaccataaccctctagccaccatagcctataaaaggagggcctggatgggtttccaaaccatctcaactcactccagcaaacccatacgaactaagacagccagcccctctccactcatatattctagtgtttccagcaacatagcaaggtttaaaccttagcttgaagaacagaccagtggtgtagtctaggacggttcaactgaaccagtggccggagatttgaactgacctgtgcagaagtcgaaactactttttctcttcttttcttcttcttttgagatttttcttttatactgtaatactgccagaaagtgtgtgattgagttccatttggtgggccttcgtgtttgctgaacgtaaacccacaccaggctcgccgtatcctagaagctgtttgcctgtaacctatcagcatactcaattcacttgagtaggggcaaataacgctttaacgacaacgtttcagacgtgcttcagcctgtcctgatttcaaattattttacaattttcggtttccacattatacagaaatatattaatctgtataatttccaacattaTCTGAACAAATGATCTAAGCCTTACACTGTCGGactatttgaattttcaaaagtcCCAAAAACTGATTTTCCAGGAGTGAAATTATTAGTCTGGTTTCTTTATATAAAAGAAGTGGAGCTCAAACATTATTAAACTCATACAACAAttcacttgtggcccacctaatgattagaTTGGTTTCATCTTTGATCCATCTGATCATCATGCAATTAGATACACTTATTAGATggattaaaatctcatacacataACTAATGGTCCTACAATGCTCAATTTGACCACCCAAAAAGGACACAAGTTGTTGGGGCATGATGCTGATTATCCATTTTGCCAAAACAATTTAGGGCAAGAGCCCGGAACTTAGGCAAATGCAAAGCTCAAATAGATGACACAAGGAAGGACGTGATGacgtcgatcaccgtcttccttagggaATTACTTTGAATTCATAGAGCTctatggactcctcacaaagcttACTCGAATTCATGagggataaaaataaaaataatttctaataaatttgaaataaattgattaatgataataaaaaaaagattaaaattacaattatttaaataatgagttcaaaccTGGGACAAAATTTTAGACTCgaactccctaaaaatgtgacttactcctgctagacttcatggttttcggccaaaaatagtaagtgtccaatttggttgaaccacgttattctcctaatttttctaagcccttttcaagttgggcacaactcctgcaactcaaaggatcaaaagttataacaGAACttaaacttgctatttataataaaaatgaaaacaagAAGAAACTTTTACTCTCGATCTAATTGAATCTTGCAAATCTTGCGTGGGAAACCTGGCATAATAGGGTTGGTTGACTAAACTAGCTTCTCctaccaaaatcatatataatatcttAGAAAAACTCATCACAGTTTGTGAGATATGAATCTTTTAAGGTTCAAACGGTCTGGCCATTTCTGCCTTTGATcaagccttctttggtccatctttgttGTGAAATTGTCTATGACCCATTCTAcgtaagtagaccacaccacaagaaatagtggagaaTGAACGCCTATGGTTCAAAAAATTTTAGGagttagagaagttttggatcaagttggtatttgtgttcTTCTTTTATTCAAGTGTGTGTGGCTGTATactgacaaataaatatcatggtgggtcttagGAGGTTTCCATCATGATGTGGTCTGCTTaatccttggatctacctcatttttaagctcatgttgTAGATGACCCCGCacaatgaatggtgtgaataaaatacatacatcatatgtgTATTTTGGTCTGACTCCTCGTGTATAATTTAGATGTGGGGTTTTAGTTAATTTAAaatcatcgtgatgtgtatgcatgccacatgcacacacatcatgatgttttgattaatttacatgcatgccacatgcatgcacattgaattccatactccataaTAGCACAATACCAGGTAAGAGAAGACTTTGACTTGTAGAAAGAGAGGCCTGCCTCatttaaaaaatcacaaaaatcaatACAGCTTACCATAACttgcaaaaatcacaaaaaatcatgggcctaaaaatatcacaaaaaataaaataaaatcattctctaagtggtgccaaaaataaaaataaaataaataataataataataataatcattctcTAAACCAATAATTGGGACAGTtaaatttgaattacttataaGCCAcaaatgcaatttctaagtggtGCGTATCATCATCCATCatgctctaccagagtatcaaacttttaTATTTTTATGTAAATTTGAAGAATGGACAACTATATAATTAATCAATGGGTCAAGCTAACCATGATTAGCTAAGTCATGTTTTCTTTCTAAAGTAAAGATTATCTGACTGAGTCATCTATGCCTTACGCTGTCTTAATTTACACTCTTGTTTGACTTTTCAAAAGTCCCAAAAACTGATTTCTCAGTAGTGAAACTATCCCTCTCATACAAcaattcatgtgtggcccacctgatgattggattagTTCTTTTTGGTCCATCTAATTGTAATGGCAGGATACATggattaaaatctcatacacataACATATGGCCCTACAATGCTCAATGACCACATAAAAATGgtgagggcattttggtcattttactcCCTCCAAAAACCCtctataaaataataaatttgaGGAATTTTGCAGTGAAAATCCCCAAATTAGGAGTGTGAATTAAGGGCTACTGCGCTGGCCGTTGAGATTTTGGCGTGGCCCACTTCGGGCCGGGCTTGGATTGAAATATTAGGCCCATGGGCCCGACCAGGGCATAAATTTTGAGCCCGTTTGGAAGAGTCCATTAATCCGGCCTGAGTCCAGCTTGGCCCATCTAGGGCGTCGAGTGAATTTTAGTCTGCTATCATGGACGGTGGGACGCACTTAGTGGACGactcagatcttgcacacgtaTGTAAGATCGGAACGtatcatcaggtgagccccaacTTGGATGGGCCATACCCCAAAAACCACACTGATTTGGCAATCCTAACCGTTCTATTAGAGGACTTTTTGGGTttaaagaaatggatggttataaaaaTGTGAAACATGTTCTTTTGAccatctttttgttttttttatttccaaAAAGATAGTCTAATTCAAAGGTTAGAATTTTCCAATTGGTAGAATTTTCGTATATGGTATATACAATGTGGGGTCCAGATGATGATCTGTTTGGATCTTGTACATACTTACACGTGTGCACTACCGAGCTCGTGAAAGCTAACCAATAGAAAATGGTTTTCTTAACAAACTCGGTCCAAAATTTTAGTATGGATTTTTTAGCTTATCTATGAGAAAATTAACCCATGCATACCTTTCTAGCTCAATAATTTATTGGCATGTAGCCCAGATTTTCATGCTGACGTGTCACTTTTGTGGGACATCCGAGCCGTGTAAACGGTCCGATCCACGTTTACGATCCCATGCAtcaaaaatcagtctgatccaaccatcaggcaGGCCAAGCCGTGGAAATCATAGGATGGATGATGGTGATCCTACTAAGCCGGCAGTTGTGGCCCAGCTAGTGagcggattggccccattttcaAAAGGCGATCTTGATAGTGGGGCCAACCGTTTACATGACTTGGATGTCTCATGCAAGTTATATCTTGGGGGGAAAAGGAGGGTGCATGCTGAGTTAACATGGGTTGTAGGTAGAGCTAggcacgggacgactcgactcggctcgacaaACTGGACTCGTTCGACTTGTTTAGATCCAACTCGATCTGAATCAAGTGGGTGAGTAGACaaatcgagttgacttcgtccaatccgaactcaaaccaagtcgagttcgagtcacccagtaattcaacttgactcgacccaaaatccaactcggtactaacTCAACTTGATATGAAACTTGACTCATACATATATGTTAAAGAAAACTCAGATATGACGTTTCATATCCGAGATGACGTGTTGCTGGTAGAGAGGCTGCAATTTTGTCAAGTGAATATAGGTTTTGAGTTATGATTTGATCTCATGGATATCCACTGCACCCAACTGGACTCGGAACTTGTGACTAGGTTGGACTTGGTCCGGATTAATCCAAGCTAGACCCggattcggatcgagtcaggtatgctggacttggtactgaattgggtcAAGTTTGAGTCAGGcccatttcaaaactggatcgagcCAGATCAGCCCAagttggtccgactcgactcgatgcccacctctagttgtaGGGGAAGAGCCTTGCATGTCCGGGTTTCCAACTGGGCCCGCCAGATGGGGAATCCAGCCCAGCCCATGTGTCAAGgggttgggtggggcccaccagccaGATTCTTAGCTCTCCAATCAAGAAAAATTGGTGGGCTACCTCAGGACTGGGCCCGAACAATGGGCCCGAGACCAAACACGGTAGACCAACTAACCCAATTGCAACGCTGCCCACCGGTAcgagaaaggtgggcccacacttaCTTGATTGATCATGAATGCAGTTGACTCTGATATGTACAAGTCATCAGTATTTCATGTGGACCCCTCTTCCACCATCCTTATAAACTAGTCCATGCATTTTTCCTGTTTGGATTCAAGAAATTACATTACCTAACAATTCTGCATGGACTGCAAACCATTTTGTAGAAAAAAAGGACAACCACGACAAGAAAAAAGGCCCCAAAACTATGATTTTGATCCTCATTCCGCTCTCCGCCGCACTATTTTTTGTCTTCGTATTCATCACAATCTACTTCGTCTGTTGCCAAAGGACGAGAAACATAAGAAACCAAGCAAGCGAATCGACCGATGGCGATatattttcaatatggaattacGACGGGAAGAACGTATATGAAGACATCATGGAAGCGACTGAAGGTTTCAACGACATATATTGCATTGGCATGGGAGGGAACGGCATGGTCTATGAAGCCGAGCTGTCAACGGGTCAGGTGGTAGCTGTAAAGAGATTCCACTCATCGGACAATGGCGAGCTCGTCGACATGAAAGGTTTTAGAAATGAGATACGAGCATTGATAAACATCCGGCACCGTAACATCGTAAAGCTTTACGGGTTTTGTTCGCACACCCGGTACAAGTTCCTTGTATATGAGTACATGGAAAGAGGAAGCTTAGATATTGTTTTGAACAATGCCGACCGCGCCGTCGAATTGGATTGGGTTAAGAGGGTGAATGTTATCAAAGGCATTGCTTGGGCCTTGTGTTACATGCACCACGACGGCCCTAAGCCGTTGGTTCACCGGGACATATCGAGTAAGAATATTTTGTTGAATTCCAATTTCGAGGCTTGTGTTGCTGATTTCGGCATCGCCCGGCTTTTGAATCCAAATTCATCTAATTGGACCGTCCTCCAGGGTACTTACGGGTACATGGCGCCAGGTAATTTgttacattttgtattttttctttGTCGAGATAATTGCTCGacggtgtgtttggttgcaccatatttcatgatattttgcactaaattaaactgactaattATGAATTATCATGATatgtggtgcaaccaaacgtGGGGTTAACCTTTTTTGTTTCtcttaataaaagaaaaagacaaacGCAATTTTAGGtgtcatccaaatgggtcctaaGGTTTAGGTGAGCCAAAAATGTTTCGGGTGGAAACAAATTAATTACTAAAACAAACAAGTAAACAAATCCTCTGAAATGATCCAAGCATCGAAGGTCATCAAGCTAATTGTGtgagggtgtgtttggtttcaccatatttcatcatattttacACTAAATTAAATTGACTAATCATGAgtcatcataaaatttcatgatatttggtgcaaccaaacgcaaggTTAACCCTTTTTATTTCTCTTAATGAAAGAAAAGAGCCAAATGCAAATTTTGGGTGTCATCAAAATGGGTCCTGAGGTTTAGCCAAGCCAAAAACATTTTGGGGGGACAAAATTACTAAAACAAACAAGCAGCCAAATCCTTTCAAATGATCAAAGCGTCGAAGGTCGTCAAGCTAATTGcttgagggtgtgtttggttgcaccatatttcatgattttttgcactaaattaaaccgactaatcatgaaattttatgatatttggtgcaaccaaacgcggAGTTAACCCTTattatttctcttaataaaataaaaaagccaaATGCAATTTTGGGtgtcatccaaatgggtcctaaAGCTTAGGTGAGCCAAAAACATTTTGGATGGAACCAAATTACTAAAACAAACAAACATACAAATCCTTCCAAATGATCAAAGGGTTGATGGTCGTCAAGCTAAATGCTTGAGGGCGTGTTAGGTTGTACCATATTTCATAATAGTTTGCACTAAATTAAACTGACTAATCATgaattatcataaaatttcatgatatttgatgcaaccaaacacaaggTTAACCCTTCTTATTTATCTTAATAAAACAAAAGAGCCAAACAAAATTTTGGGtgtcatccaaatgggtcctaaGGTTTCAAATGATCGAAGTGCCATTCGATGcctctttctcatttttctcaCAAGATTAATCTATAACTaaagttataaataaataaataaataaaagaaaattctttaCCCACTCTATCAATGGCTAAAATTCATAAATGGATTCGAATCTCCCGAAATTCTTAGAAAATTGTTGTATCTTTCATGCAGAGTTTGCTTCCACAATGAGGCTGACTGAAAAATGCGACGTATATAGCTTTGGGGTTGTATCGCTCGAAGTGATCATGGGGAGGCATCCAGGGGATCTAATCTCCTCTTTATCATCATTGTCTAGTGGAGAAAACATATTGTTGAAGAATGTGTTAGATCAACGACTCCCAGCTCCCATGGATCAAGTCGCAACCGAAGTTGTTTCAGTAGTGCGACTCGCTCTTGCATGTTTGCGCCCCAAACCTGAATCTCGTCCAACCATGAAGCATGTTTCTCGCGAGCTAATTGCACATAAACCGCCTCTTCGTACGCCTTTTCACaaaattacattttttcaattgatGGAACTTGACAAACAATGGCACAAATGCAGCAGCAAGTGTCTTACAGCATGTTGATGATATTGTATCGTAGCATTCTCTTAGCTTATTTCATCAAACCAACCATAAATACAAATACATGTATACTCTAACCATATTAAAAAGACCATTAGACAAAATTTCTATTCTCTTGATGGCTCATTTTTTATCAGTCGATTTAACCTTCTAGAAACCTACCTTTTTCTCATTCATGATAGTTGTTGGTGATTTCTGTTTTCTATTGCTTATTTGTGTGTCACCAATTAAATGGC is drawn from Magnolia sinica isolate HGM2019 chromosome 5, MsV1, whole genome shotgun sequence and contains these coding sequences:
- the LOC131245746 gene encoding MDIS1-interacting receptor like kinase 2-like — its product is MGMKKPFSLLFMYAVFLLFSSSFVTATTSGDSEVETLLHPWSPTSFSPFDVGTESRRKLSHVQHSGKTTARELYEFNEKKDNHDKKKGPKTMILILIPLSAALFFVFVFITIYFVCCQRTRNIRNQASESTDGDIFSIWNYDGKNVYEDIMEATEGFNDIYCIGMGGNGMVYEAELSTGQVVAVKRFHSSDNGELVDMKGFRNEIRALINIRHRNIVKLYGFCSHTRYKFLVYEYMERGSLDIVLNNADRAVELDWVKRVNVIKGIAWALCYMHHDGPKPLVHRDISSKNILLNSNFEACVADFGIARLLNPNSSNWTVLQGTYGYMAPEFASTMRLTEKCDVYSFGVVSLEVIMGRHPGDLISSLSSLSSGENILLKNVLDQRLPAPMDQVATEVVSVVRLALACLRPKPESRPTMKHVSRELIAHKPPLRTPFHKITFFQLMELDKQWHKCSSKCLTAC